The DNA region TGCGGAGCCAGCCGTCCACGACCTGCGCGGGCGTCTCGTGGCCGGCGGCAATGTTCTCTCCCACCGCGCTCGGCTGCATGCCGGCCGCCTGCACGCGCCGCATGGGCGTGCTGCCGTCCAGGCCGCTCACATGATCGAAGTATCCGGCGACGGCCATGCCCGCAGACTGCGCCAGCGCGGCCACGTCCAGCGTGACGTTCTGCCTGAGGGGCGGCAGGGCCGGACCGCCCTCACGCAGCGTGGCGCAGTTCCAGCCGTGCGCGCGGGCGAGGTTGGTGAGACGCAGCACCTCGTTCTCGTACACCACGCTGCCCGTGAAGGCGGCGGCCGTGAACGACACGCTGCGTTCCTGCACCTGGCCGCCCTGCGTGATGCCGGCCGTGACGGCGCGGTGCGGCCCCTCGCTCAGGCGCACCGGGCGGGAGGTGACGGTCTGGCCGTCGAGGGTCAGCCTGGGGGGGGTGGGCGTGTAGTACACGCTGTCCACGGCGCTCAGCTGCACCTGTCCCTGGCCGAGCAGGATGGTCAGTTCACTGCGTTCAGGTCCGGCGGACTGCACGTCGATGGTGCTCTGCGCGCGGCTGACCATGCGGCCCTGGGCGTCCAGCAGCCGCGCCTGCATGGTGTACACGCCGCTGTGGTAGTAGGTGTGCTGCACCTGCGTTCCGTTCGCCGTTCCGCCGTCCCCGAACGTCCACTCGACCCGGTAGGCGGGCGCGATATTCGCGTGGAAGGTGACCAGCAGCGGAGCGCGGCCCTCGGAGCTCGCGGTATACCCGACCTTGAACGGCGTCTGGTCGGCGGCGGTCTGACCGTGCGCGCCGCCCGGGCCGGGAGCGCCGGCACTGCACGCGAGCGCGCCGAGCAGCAGCGCCCGCCGGAACAAGGAGGAAGGGCGTCCGGGCATCACGCCTTCAGGCTACGTGCCCGCGTCTGTCTGCGGTGTGACACATGCGGCATCCGCCCAGAACGCGTGGATCAGTTCACGTCCGCGACATCCGCGAGGAGCTGAGCGAGCTGCTCCTTGGCGCGGAACACGCGGCTTTTGGCCGTGCCGACGGCCACGCCCTGAATCTGTGCGATCTCCTCGTACGGTAGATCCTCCACAAAGCGCAGCACCACGGCCTCGCGGTACTCCTCCGGGAGTTTCAGCAGGGCACGCTGCACGCGATCCTGCGCGTCGGCGCTCTCGGCCGCCTGCACGGGCGAGCGCGCGGCGCTCGTGACCTCGAAGCCCACGTCCTCGCGCGCTTCCTCCAGACTGAAGCGCTGGAGCTGCTTGCGGCGGTGCGATTCGATCTGGGTATTGCGCGCCACCTGGTACAGCCAGGGCAGGACGCGCTCGCCCGGCCGGAAGGTGCGGATGCTCCGCCACGCGCGGTAGAAGACCTCCTGCGTCAGGTCCAGCGCGTCGTCGCTGTTGCCCTCCAGGCGGTACAGGTAACCGTACATGCGGCCCTCGTACTCCTGCACGAACTCGTACCACGCGGCCTCGTCGCCCGCCACGAGCCGCCCATACCGCTCGGTGGGCAGCAGGTCGGCGGGGGCGTCTGGCAGGGTCTCCACAGTGAGCGCAGGATAGCGCGGCGCGCCGGGGAAGGCCGCCGTAAGACGCAGCGCGCTAGCATGCCCCCGTTTCTTCCCTCCACAGCGCCCATGACGACCCTTCCGACCTCCACCCCCCCTGCGCCCGACGCCGCGCAGAGCGGCAGTCTGCTCGACGCGCTGCGCCCCATGCTGCCGGACCTGAGCGTGGGGGCGCTGCTGGGGTTCGCGACCGGCGTGGCCCTGCGGCACGTGGGCCGGGTCGTGCTGATCGTGGTGGGCGTGCTGTTCATCGTGCTGCAACTGCTCGCGTACTTCGACCTGGTCACCATCAACTGGCTGAAGATCCAGGCCCTGTCCGAACCGTGGCTGCGGCAGGGGGGCGAGCAGGGCGCGTCGTGGCTGCGGCGCGTGCTGACCGCGAACCTGCCCTTCGCGGGGGCGTTCACGGCCGGGCTGTTGGTCGGCCTGCGGGCACGCGTCTAGCGCGAGGCCCGGTGCCTGGGCACCGGTCTGGACGGCTGCCCTACACTGCGCGCATGACTGCGACGCCGCCCGGTGGCCTCACCCCAGATGAGTTCCGGCAGACCCTCGGCCGCTTCGCGAGCGGCGTGACCGTCATTACGGCCACGGACGGCACGCAGCGCCGGGGCATGACCGCCAACGCCTTCGTGTCGGTGAGCCTCACGCCGCCCCTGATCCTGGTCAGCGTGGATGTCCGGGCCCACATGCACGCCCTGCTCGCCGAGGAGAACGTCACGCACTTCGGCGTGAACGTCCTGAGCAGTACGCAGCGACACCTCAGCGAGCATTTCGCCGGCAAACTCGGCCCGGAAGAACAGGTGCCGTGGTTTGAGCACGAGGGTCTGCCCCTGCTGGGCGGCGCGGTCGCGCAACTCGTGTGCCGCAGACACCAGGCCATTGCCGCCGGAGACCACACGCTGTACCTGGGCTTCGTGGAATATGCCCGCTACACCGACGACGATCCGCTGGTGTATTTCCGTGGGCAGTACCACGAACTCGGGTAGGAGCCGCCGTGCCGCCCTACGCGCTGCAACTGCTGATCGCGCTGCTGATCGTCGGCCTGAGCGTCCTGGTCGGCTTCCCGCTCGCCATCGGCGGGAACCGGCACGTGGACGCCCTGGACGCCCTCCTGCTGATGTTCGCCCTGGTGAACCTGCGAACTGCATGGACCGCCGCGAACGCCGTCAACGGTGGCCGCGCCCTCGCGTGGTTCGTCGTCTCGGGCCTGCTCGTGGCCGCCCTGATCACCTGGGCGATGGTGCGCGCCCTGACCCCCACCCCGTAGCGGGTTCCATGCGCCGCAGTCCGCGCCGGACACGCGGGCTACACTCCGGGGCATGATCCGTCTCGCCATCCTCGCGGACCTGCACGCCAACCTGGCGGCCACGCTCGCGGTTCACGCGGACATGCAGCGCCGCGGCCTGACCGACGCGTGGGTGCTGGGTGACCTGGTCGGCAAGGGACCCCGCCCGAAGGAAGTGCTGGAATGGACGCAGGCCCACGCCAGCCGCGTCATCCAGGGCAACTGGGACGCCCGTGTGGCCGGCGCCACCCACCGCCCGCAGGATCTGTGGCCGCGCAGCAAGCTGAGCCCCGCGCAACTCTCGTACCTGGGCGACCTGCCGTACGGGATCGAGGAGCAGTTCGCGGGCGCGTGGTGGCGGTTCGTGCACGCCAGTTCGCGCGGCCTGTTCCACCGCCTGTACCCGCACAGCAGCCTCGCCGATCAGATCAGTGCCTTCGAGCCCAACGCGCAGTACGGCCTGAACGCCCACGCCGACGCGCTGGTCTACGCCGACATGCACGAGGCCCTGCTGCTGGACGTCGAGGGCCGGCCGCTGATCAACTGCGGCAGCGTGGGCAACCCCCTGGATTCCACCCTGCCGTGCTACCTGATCCTGGAATTCGACCCGCACAGCCCCATGCACGCCGCCACCTTCGTGCGCCTGACCTACGACCGTGACGAGGAAATCAGCGCCGCCGAGGCCAGCGGCATGCCCTTCACCAAGGAATACATCACCGAACTGCTGACCGGCGCCTTCCAGAAGCGAAGGGCACGGACAGGGGAGTAGGGCGCGTAGGATCGCCAGCCTGTTGAGCTGGGGGCGTGGTCAAGCGCTGTCATGACGCCTGGAAGACGCCGTTCCCAACCTTGACCAAGCATCAAGACCTGTTTTGCTGCCTCAACCCATCAGCGCTCCACTTCATCGCCGAGGACGGAGCCGGATCAGCCCTCGGCCAGTTCTCCGCGCTCGCGCATGACGGCCTCGAGTTTCGCGGGTTCCAGCAGGCTGGCGGCGGCCCCGTAGCGTTTCTGCACGGCGCGCTGCACGATCCAGAACGCAACGGCGATGCCTGCGAGGCTGACGATCAGGCCGGGCACGCGCATGATGGCGTTCACGGTGGCGACCTCGGCGTTGAAGGCGTCCGTGCCGAACTTCGCGGTCACGCGGGCGTAGTTCACGATGCTGTTCACCACGCCGCCCAGCAGATCGACGGCGGCGAACAGCACGGTGCCCAGCGCCAGCGCCCGGTGCACGCCGGGGTCGCGCATGGCCTGCTGAGTGGCCGCGCGGTGTTCGGGCGTCTCGCCCAGGCTGGCGGCGTCGATGAACACGCGCAGCAGGGGCACGCTGGTGGCGGCGCTGACCAGGAACAGCACGCCGGTCAGGTACGAGCGGGCGCTGTCTTTCACGGCGAACCAGAAGCCGTCCACGAACCAGAACGCCAGTGCGCCCGAGAAGATGGCGCCGGCCCCGCCGATCATGGCAACTGGGCTGAGGGTGCGGTTGCGGATCAGGTCCCACAGGACGTAGGCGACGGGGATCAGGGCGGCCAGGACGTACGCGCGGACGTTGCCGGTGGTGCCGCCTCCGAAGACCTGCTCGGCGATGCTGATGCCGCTGCCCAGGATGTTCGGGCTGAGCACCAGGATCGGAATGATGAACGTGAACACCAGATCCCAGACGGTCTTGGGGACGCCCGCACGGGCTTTCCTGGCGATGGGGGAGAAGGGAGTGGGGCCTGACATATCAGCGTGCATTGTCGCACCCACAGATGAACCCTGACAGGAGTGCCGTGCGGGGGAGCAGGGACGCGTGCCATGCTGGGCACGTCACCTTCCCTTTCCACTGCTTTTCTGGAGGACTATGCGTCCCAATCCGCTCCTGTCGGCCCTCGGGTACTGTGCTTCCGACCGTGTGGTGATCTTTCATGCCGACGACATCGGCATGTGTGGGGCCACGGTGGATGCCTACGCGGATCTGCTGGAGGCGGGCCTACTGACCTCGGCGGCGCTGATGGTGCCGTGCCCGGCGGCGGCCGAGGGGGCGGCGGTCGCCCGCGCCCACCCGGCGGCGGACATGGGAGTGCACCTGACCATCACCAGTGAGTGGGACGCCCTGCGCTGGGGGCCGGTCAGTACCCGCGACCCGGCCAGCGGCCTGCTGGATGCCCAGGGGTACTTCCCGCATGACAATCCGGAGATCCAGGCCAACGGCCGACCAGAGGCCGTGCGCGACGAGCTGGCCGCGCAGGTCAGCCGCGCGCGGGCGTGGGGCGTGGACGTCACTCACGTGGACTCGCACATGGGCGCGCTGGCCCACCCGAAATTCCTGCCCGCCGTGATGGCCCTGGCCGGGCGGGAGCGGGTGCCCGCCATGTACCCGCGCATGGGCGTGGACGGCTGGCGCGCGCAGGGCTTCGACCCCCTCAGCGCCTCACTGGCGTGGGGCTACGGGCGGCTGGTGCAGGCGGCGGGGCGGCCCCTGGTCGATCACCTGCGGATGCTGCCGCTGCACGTGGGCGGCGACCATGTGGAACTCACGCGGCGGATGCTCGCGGACCTGCCGCCGGGCATCACGCACTTCATCCTGCACCCCGCGCGGGACACGCCCGAACTGCGGGCCATCTGCTCAGACTGGGAGGGTCGCGTGGCGAACTACGAGGCCTTCCGCGACCCGCGCATGGTGGATGTGATCGCACAGAGCGGCGTCCACGCCATCGGCTACCGGCCCTTGAGGGAGTGGATGCGGCAGCCGACATGAACGCCGTCCGAGACGATGATCCGTCTTCGGGTACCGCGTGGCGCTACGCCATCATGAACTTCGGCCTGACCATTCCCGCCCAGGCGAGCAGTTTCCTGCTGCTGTACTACGTGGACGGCCAGAAACTCAGCCCGGCGTGGGCGGCGACCATCATGACGTGCTTTGCCGTGTACAACGCCATCGACAATCCGGTGATCGGCTTTCTGTCCGACCGGACGCGCAGCCGCCTGGGCCGCCGCATTCCGTACGTGCGCTACGGAACGCTGCCCACCCTGCTGGGCTTCGCGCTGATGTTCAACGCGCCGTTCAGTGGTGTGGATCAGCCCTGGGCGCTGGTCGCGTACTTCGCGGCCACGTGGTGGCTGTGGGAGACGGCCGGCACCGCCGTCGGCACCGGGTACCTGGCGTTGCTGCCCGAGATGTTCCGTAGCTATGCCCAACGCACCGGCGTGGCCTGGCGCATGAACGTCGTGCAGGTCGTGGGCCTGCTGATCGGGCTGGCGCTGCCGCCCGTGCTGGCCGCCCGCCTGGGCTGGGGCGCAACTGCCGCCACGTTCGCGGTGATCTCTGGAATCGCTCTCTTCAGCGGCCTGGGCGCGCTGCGCGAGCGGCCCGGTTCCCAGCAGGTCCAGGCGCTGCCGCTGCTGGAGGCCCTGAGGGCCACCTTCGGCAACCGCAGTTTCCTGACGGTCGTGCTCGCGCAGACCATGCGCTTCGTCACGACCGGCACCCTGGCCGCCGGGATGGGCTTCTACGTGAAGTACACGCTGGGCCATCCGGGTGGCGCGGTCACGACCCTGCTGCTCGCCACGGCGTTCGTCGTGGCGGGCGCGAGCCTGTGGCCGTGGCGGGTGCTGGTCGCGGGCCGCGCCGGCGCACGCACCACCCTGATGCTCGCGTTCGCGGTCACAGGCCTCAGCGTGAGCCTGCTGGCCGTGATGCGCACCCTGGCGGGCGTGTGGCCGGTCACGGCCCTCTTCGGCGTGGGCCTGGGCGGCATGATCCTGATGGGTGACGTGATCCTGGCCGACGTGATCGACGAGGACGAGGTGCGCACCGGCCAGCGGCGCGAGGGCATGTACTACGGCCTGAGCGGTCTGATCACCACCCTGAGCGGCGCACTGGTCTCGCTGGCCTTCGGCTGGGTCGCGCACCGCTACGGCTACGACCCGACCCTCGCCGTGCAGCCCGCCAGCGTCGCGGAGGGATTCCGGGTCTTCATGACCGTGCCGCCCATCGCGGGAGCCGTGCTGGCCCTGGCGCTGCTGTCGTTGTACCCGCTGCACGGTGAGCGGCTGGCGGCCGTGCGCCGCATCCTGGCCGCCCGCGCCGCCGCCTAAGGGCCGTGTGCTGTGGAGGTCGGGTGTCCCGGCCCCGCCGGAGTACGCTGCCGGGCGTGAATGCGCCCGCCCCCGAATTTCCCACGTTCCCCGCGCGGACGTTCCTGCCGTCCTTCCTGCTGGGCTGGGGCATCGGCGCGGCCCTGACCTTCGCCGTGCGGGCCGGGGCCGCCATGCTGTTGAGTGCGCCGTGTCAGGGGCACACGCTGCTGGCGCTGCTGCTGCCGCTGCTGCTAGGGCCGGGCGGGCTGGCCTTTGCGGCGGCGAACTGGCGGCGTCCCGGACTGGCGGCGCTGGGGCTGGGGCTGGTCGTGGCCTCGTTGCTGCCCGCGCTGTATGTGGGGGCGCGCGATATCGCGGTGCTGCGCGGCGAGGGCTGCGCGGGCGGGTATATCGTGTTCGCCCCGGCCGGGGGGGCGTCCGTGTCCAGCCTCAGTCTCCCGGTCGGGACAACGCGCGACCTGACCGGCCGGATCGGGGGGTACACTCGCACCACCCATCCCGGCACGTTCACGTTGCAGGCACAGTCGAGTACGCCGGGCATCACGGTCACGCTGCCCCGCACGGCCGTTCGGGCGGGCGAGGTGTTCCCGGTGCGGATCACGGCCGCGCCGGACACCGGTGTAAATACCTATACCGTGGGCGTGCAGGCCACCACGACGCGAGAAGGCAAGGTCGCGAGCGCCAGTTCATCGCTGGATATCGATGTCCGGCCTGCAGTGTCTCCCTGAGCAGGTGAGAAGTTCAGGTTGTTCAGGCCGCAGTGGGAGTTAGCCGATGCTTTCGGCATCGGCCAGTTCCCGAACCTGTCCAGGTGTCAGGATCGAGAGGAGCACCACGACAGGTGTGATCAGCGTTCCGACCAGGGCGTGACTTGAGCGATCCACCGGGCTGGCGGCCGCTCTGGACGCACCGAGTCGTGGGTGGGGGTCAGGTGACCGGGCCATCAGGCCCTCAGCATCACTCCTCCGCTCTGTCGAATTTCTCACAGATCCGTATGGGGAGCCGGTGGGTATGGCCTGTCGAGCGCCCTCCAAAACGCCGGGCCGTTCTGACTGGTCGTGAGATTCCTGGCCGGTTGACGCCGCCGGGCCTCTGGCCTGTTACGCTGCCCTCTGTGCCGGATCTGGCCGATCTTCTCACCACCATCAACCGCACCTTCCTGACCATGCTGGTGGTCATGGATCCGGTCGGTCTGGCGCCCATCTTCATCGGACTTGCCGGGCACCGCCCCAGCTTCGAGCGGCGGCGGGTCGCCGCGCGGGCCTCGCTGGTTGCGGGCGGCATCATCCTGGCCTTCGGGCTGGGCGGACGGGCCCTGCTGGAGCACCTCGGCATCAGCCTGAGCTCGTTCCGCGTGGCGGGCGGCATTCTGCTTTTCCTGATCGCGCTGGATATGGTGTTCGCGCGGCCCAGCGGCAGCAAGGAAAGTCCGGATGAGGAGCGCGAGGCGCAGGAACGCCAGGACATCAGCGTGTTCCCCCTCGCCATTCCGCTGATCGCGGGGCCGGGCACGCTGGCGAGCATCATGATCCAGGCGAGCGCCACGCATGGCAATCCGTGGCTGCTGGCCGTGGTGTTCGTCGTGACCGGCTTCGTGCTGCTGCTGTGCTACCTCGCGCTGCGGCTCTCCGGGCAGATCGCCCGCGTGATCGGCGTGACCGGCGTGCATGTGGTCACGCGCGTGCTGGGGGTGCTGCTGGGCGCGCTCGCCGTGCAGTACGTCGCCGATGGCGTGCTGGAACTGCTGCGCGGCGGCCTGAAAACAGGCTGAGCGGCTCGGCCCGGTAGGCCACAACCATCAGCGTGCAGGGCGTCCACTAAGCGTCCCGGCGCAACATTGGCCTGACTGGCGCGGGTTAGAATGCCGGGCATGATCTCCAGAAAGGACATGCCCAGAGAGGAGGAAGTGCGAATACCGCACGTGGCGGCAGATCTCAATGCCCCACGCGTGCTGGTACTGAACGCCTCCTATGAACCCCTCCACGTGACCAGCGCCAAGCGCGCGATCACGCTGGTGCAGTACGGCGTCGCCGAAGTCCTGGAGAACAGCCCCGACATCGTCCGCTCGCCCAGCACGATCCTGAAGGTGCCCAGCGTGATCCGCCTGCGCAAGTACGTGCGCCGTCCGCGCGTGCACCCGGTGCCGTTCAACCGCCGCAACGTGCTCCGGCGCGACACCTTCGCCTGCCAGTACTGCGGCAGCCCCGAGGAGCTCACCATGGATCACGTCATGCCCAGATCCCGGGGCGGGCGGCACAACTGGGAGAATGTCGTCACGGCGTGCAGATCGTGCAACCAGCGGAAGGGGAGCCGCACCCCCGACGAGGCCGGGATGCCGCTGCGCACCCGGCCTCGCGCGCCGACGTTCGGCGTGTACGCGCACGGCCAGTTCGCGCACTGGCAGCCGGAATGGGCCCGCTACATCCACTGATCCGAGGTGGGGTTGAATCGCTCGTCTTGAACCGGTCGACAGCGAGGGGCAACCGCGTATGGCCCCGCCCTGATGCAAGAAGAAGGCCGCCCAGATTCCCCAGGGCGGCCTTCTTCATGTCCTGCTGTTCACATTCGTTCAGGGAACGACGCTGTACTGCAGGTTGTACACCAGGCCGGCGCGGCCCTTGGCGAACATCTCCGTGAAGGGCGTGCCCGTGATCTGGTGGTTGCCGGTCGTGAAGAACGCACCGTCGCAGGTCAGGTAATCGCCCTTGCGGCCGTTGCCGCCCTTGGTGTCACCGCAGTATGCGAACGGGGCCTGGTTCTCCACGTACTGCTTGTTGCCGGTGCGGATGAAACGCACGCTCTTGACCGTGCCCGTGGTGTTCGCGCGGAAGTTCAGGTGTCGGGGTAGGGCCGACAGCTGCAGGCGCGCGCCGGGGCGGATGGGGTCGTAGCCGGGCACCGGCTGGTTGTTGTCGGCATTGATCAGGGTGAAGCTGGTCACGGCGAAGGCCGGCGCGGGCGTCGGGGCGGGTGCCTGGGCCACATTCACCACGGCGTACGTCAGGGACAGGCCCAGGCCCATCTGGCCGCCCGCGTTGGCAGCGGTGTAGGGGGTGGCGATCATGGTGTGCTGCCCGCCACGCAGGGCCTCGGCGCAGTCACTGCCGTTGCACAGCGAGAACGGCGCGATGTTCTCGCTGTGGTAGTTCAGGTTGCCGTCCAGACCGAAGCGGACGCTGCCGACCTGACCGACCGTGTTGGCGCGCAGGCTCAGGCGGGCGGGCAGCGTGGCCAGGTTCAGGGTCGCGCCGGGCTGGATGGGGTCGTAACCGGGCACCGGCTGGTTGGTGTCGGCGTTGAGCAGCGTCACGCTGCCCACCGAGATGGGCGACGTGGGATTCACGACGATGCTCTGGCTCTTGACCTGCGCGTACGCAGCGATGGGAGCGAGGCTGGTCAGGGCGGTCAGGATCAGGGTGAAGCGCAGGGGACGGGACGTAGTCATGGGACTCCTTGGAACTGCTCGGAAAGGTGGGAGGGGGAAGCGGCACCCCGCATCGGGCCGGGGGCCTGCTGACCCCCTGGGTGTAGCGGCCGAAGATGACGCCGGACTGATGGGCCTCCACATGTTCCCTTTGGTTTTACAGGGGCACTGGGCGTACACGGCCCTTTCTCAACGTTTCATACGGATTTTCCAGGTTTCTTTAAAGATGGAGGCCGGGGCCGGAACCGGGGGCGGCGCGCCGGTAGACTGCGGCATGAACCGCGAGCAGGCCCATGCCCTGATGCTGGAACACACGCCCTCCGCCTCGTTGCAACGCCACATGCTGAACGTCGAGGCGGCCATGCGCTGGTATGCCCGCCACTGGGGCGATGACGAACAGACCTATGCCGTGGCTGGGCTGCTGCACGACTTCGACTATGAGCTGCACCCGCAGGAGCACCCCACCTGGGGCGTCACGTACCTGCGGGAGCACACGGACACCCCGCCGGAGGTGCTCGACGCGATCATGGGTCACGCGGCCTACACGGGCACGCCCCGCGAGAGCCGGCTCTCGAAGACCCTGTTCGCCGTGGATGAACTCACCGGCCTGGTTCAGGCCGCCGCCCTGATCCGCCCGGATCGGGACGTGCGGGCGGTGGAACTGGGCAGTCTGCGCAAACGCTTCAAGAACCGCGCCTTCGCGGCGGGCGTGAACCGTGATGAGGTGATCCAGGGGGCTGAGGAACTGGGGGTGGAGTTGGATACTCACCTGCAAAACGTGCTTCAGGCCATGCAGGAGGCCGCCGAGCCGGTGGCCGGTGACGCTCCGGTGGCCTGACGTCCTGCGGTCGTGGTCGCCGACACAGAAAACGCGGCCACCCGATGTCAGGGTGGCCGCGTCCAGACGCTTTCACTGGCCGGTCAGGGTCGATCCTGGTGGGGAGGGAAACGTACGAAGGTCATCCAGAAGTTCTCGAAGGCGCGCATGGCGTTCAGGAAGTTCTCGAAGCCCACGGGTTTGA from Deinococcus sp. KSM4-11 includes:
- a CDS encoding RNA polymerase sigma factor, which produces METLPDAPADLLPTERYGRLVAGDEAAWYEFVQEYEGRMYGYLYRLEGNSDDALDLTQEVFYRAWRSIRTFRPGERVLPWLYQVARNTQIESHRRKQLQRFSLEEAREDVGFEVTSAARSPVQAAESADAQDRVQRALLKLPEEYREAVVLRFVEDLPYEEIAQIQGVAVGTAKSRVFRAKEQLAQLLADVADVN
- a CDS encoding HNH endonuclease, which codes for MISRKDMPREEEVRIPHVAADLNAPRVLVLNASYEPLHVTSAKRAITLVQYGVAEVLENSPDIVRSPSTILKVPSVIRLRKYVRRPRVHPVPFNRRNVLRRDTFACQYCGSPEELTMDHVMPRSRGGRHNWENVVTACRSCNQRKGSRTPDEAGMPLRTRPRAPTFGVYAHGQFAHWQPEWARYIH
- a CDS encoding MarC family protein is translated as MPDLADLLTTINRTFLTMLVVMDPVGLAPIFIGLAGHRPSFERRRVAARASLVAGGIILAFGLGGRALLEHLGISLSSFRVAGGILLFLIALDMVFARPSGSKESPDEEREAQERQDISVFPLAIPLIAGPGTLASIMIQASATHGNPWLLAVVFVVTGFVLLLCYLALRLSGQIARVIGVTGVHVVTRVLGVLLGALAVQYVADGVLELLRGGLKTG
- a CDS encoding polysaccharide deacetylase family protein encodes the protein MRPNPLLSALGYCASDRVVIFHADDIGMCGATVDAYADLLEAGLLTSAALMVPCPAAAEGAAVARAHPAADMGVHLTITSEWDALRWGPVSTRDPASGLLDAQGYFPHDNPEIQANGRPEAVRDELAAQVSRARAWGVDVTHVDSHMGALAHPKFLPAVMALAGRERVPAMYPRMGVDGWRAQGFDPLSASLAWGYGRLVQAAGRPLVDHLRMLPLHVGGDHVELTRRMLADLPPGITHFILHPARDTPELRAICSDWEGRVANYEAFRDPRMVDVIAQSGVHAIGYRPLREWMRQPT
- a CDS encoding MFS transporter — its product is MNAVRDDDPSSGTAWRYAIMNFGLTIPAQASSFLLLYYVDGQKLSPAWAATIMTCFAVYNAIDNPVIGFLSDRTRSRLGRRIPYVRYGTLPTLLGFALMFNAPFSGVDQPWALVAYFAATWWLWETAGTAVGTGYLALLPEMFRSYAQRTGVAWRMNVVQVVGLLIGLALPPVLAARLGWGATAATFAVISGIALFSGLGALRERPGSQQVQALPLLEALRATFGNRSFLTVVLAQTMRFVTTGTLAAGMGFYVKYTLGHPGGAVTTLLLATAFVVAGASLWPWRVLVAGRAGARTTLMLAFAVTGLSVSLLAVMRTLAGVWPVTALFGVGLGGMILMGDVILADVIDEDEVRTGQRREGMYYGLSGLITTLSGALVSLAFGWVAHRYGYDPTLAVQPASVAEGFRVFMTVPPIAGAVLALALLSLYPLHGERLAAVRRILAARAAA
- a CDS encoding metallophosphoesterase, producing MIRLAILADLHANLAATLAVHADMQRRGLTDAWVLGDLVGKGPRPKEVLEWTQAHASRVIQGNWDARVAGATHRPQDLWPRSKLSPAQLSYLGDLPYGIEEQFAGAWWRFVHASSRGLFHRLYPHSSLADQISAFEPNAQYGLNAHADALVYADMHEALLLDVEGRPLINCGSVGNPLDSTLPCYLILEFDPHSPMHAATFVRLTYDRDEEISAAEASGMPFTKEYITELLTGAFQKRRARTGE
- a CDS encoding flavin reductase family protein, producing the protein MTATPPGGLTPDEFRQTLGRFASGVTVITATDGTQRRGMTANAFVSVSLTPPLILVSVDVRAHMHALLAEENVTHFGVNVLSSTQRHLSEHFAGKLGPEEQVPWFEHEGLPLLGGAVAQLVCRRHQAIAAGDHTLYLGFVEYARYTDDDPLVYFRGQYHELG
- a CDS encoding CAP domain-containing protein; amino-acid sequence: MPGRPSSLFRRALLLGALACSAGAPGPGGAHGQTAADQTPFKVGYTASSEGRAPLLVTFHANIAPAYRVEWTFGDGGTANGTQVQHTYYHSGVYTMQARLLDAQGRMVSRAQSTIDVQSAGPERSELTILLGQGQVQLSAVDSVYYTPTPPRLTLDGQTVTSRPVRLSEGPHRAVTAGITQGGQVQERSVSFTAAAFTGSVVYENEVLRLTNLARAHGWNCATLREGGPALPPLRQNVTLDVAALAQSAGMAVAGYFDHVSGLDGSTPMRRVQAAGMQPSAVGENIAAGHETPAQVVDGWLRSPGHCHNIMGDYSLIGLAYVNRPGTTYVRYWTQVFASP
- a CDS encoding VC0807 family protein, encoding MSGPTPFSPIARKARAGVPKTVWDLVFTFIIPILVLSPNILGSGISIAEQVFGGGTTGNVRAYVLAALIPVAYVLWDLIRNRTLSPVAMIGGAGAIFSGALAFWFVDGFWFAVKDSARSYLTGVLFLVSAATSVPLLRVFIDAASLGETPEHRAATQQAMRDPGVHRALALGTVLFAAVDLLGGVVNSIVNYARVTAKFGTDAFNAEVATVNAIMRVPGLIVSLAGIAVAFWIVQRAVQKRYGAAASLLEPAKLEAVMRERGELAEG
- a CDS encoding HD domain-containing protein, yielding MNREQAHALMLEHTPSASLQRHMLNVEAAMRWYARHWGDDEQTYAVAGLLHDFDYELHPQEHPTWGVTYLREHTDTPPEVLDAIMGHAAYTGTPRESRLSKTLFAVDELTGLVQAAALIRPDRDVRAVELGSLRKRFKNRAFAAGVNRDEVIQGAEELGVELDTHLQNVLQAMQEAAEPVAGDAPVA
- a CDS encoding FUN14 domain-containing protein codes for the protein MTTLPTSTPPAPDAAQSGSLLDALRPMLPDLSVGALLGFATGVALRHVGRVVLIVVGVLFIVLQLLAYFDLVTINWLKIQALSEPWLRQGGEQGASWLRRVLTANLPFAGAFTAGLLVGLRARV